A single genomic interval of uncultured Pseudodesulfovibrio sp. harbors:
- the mgtE gene encoding magnesium transporter codes for MSSKEEIRPEDVEIDGLTAAELEAQHPADAAEAIEGLDLTDQIKFIKQLPVKDAALSLAEMETHDQKEIIQNLNRGLAGRIVAHMSPDDATDLLDELDYELQQALLRRVPAEERAELKTLLTFDPDTAGGVMNTEVVILDQDLNVDLAITKIREEVEDKEIPYYAYLTDEKDRLVGVVSLRDILLARRGAMLKDLVKTQSLVTVGYNIDKEEVAHLIAHYNLLALPVVDFGNRLLGVVTVDDVIDIIHEEASEDMQAMVGAGADETTDSPWLYSVRMRLPWLIINVLFSAISAWVVHLFEGNIAEMAVLAVLMPIVANQAGNTGQQALAVMIRQLAMERFDRKRAWLAVVRELRIGLLNGAIISSLVFGVAFGLTGKLSLSLVMGLALGVDMVLGAVAGASIPLLLKEVGRDPAQASSIFLTTITDSMGFFFLLGLAGLVLLT; via the coding sequence ATGCCGCTGAAGCCATCGAGGGACTCGACCTTACGGATCAGATAAAATTCATTAAACAGCTTCCGGTCAAGGATGCTGCGCTTTCCCTTGCGGAAATGGAAACCCATGACCAGAAAGAGATCATTCAGAATCTCAATAGAGGGCTTGCCGGACGTATCGTTGCCCATATGTCGCCTGATGATGCGACTGACCTTCTTGATGAGCTAGACTACGAATTGCAGCAAGCGCTGCTCAGGCGCGTCCCGGCAGAGGAACGTGCCGAACTCAAGACTCTGCTGACCTTTGATCCGGATACCGCCGGTGGTGTCATGAACACCGAGGTGGTCATTCTGGATCAGGATCTCAATGTCGATCTGGCAATTACAAAGATTCGGGAAGAGGTCGAAGACAAGGAAATTCCTTATTATGCGTACCTGACAGATGAGAAGGATCGTCTGGTCGGCGTTGTTTCACTGAGGGATATTCTCCTGGCCAGACGCGGGGCGATGCTCAAGGATCTTGTCAAGACGCAGAGTCTCGTCACGGTCGGGTATAATATCGACAAGGAAGAAGTCGCGCATCTCATCGCGCACTATAACCTGCTCGCGCTTCCTGTTGTCGATTTCGGCAACCGCCTGCTCGGGGTTGTCACTGTTGATGATGTCATTGACATTATTCACGAAGAAGCCAGTGAAGATATGCAGGCAATGGTTGGTGCCGGTGCCGATGAAACCACGGACTCCCCGTGGCTGTATTCGGTCCGCATGCGTTTGCCGTGGCTGATAATAAACGTACTTTTTTCGGCTATTTCCGCGTGGGTGGTTCATCTTTTCGAAGGAAATATCGCGGAGATGGCGGTGCTTGCCGTGCTTATGCCCATTGTGGCGAACCAAGCGGGCAATACAGGACAGCAGGCATTGGCGGTCATGATCCGCCAACTCGCAATGGAGCGTTTCGACCGCAAGCGAGCATGGCTGGCTGTGGTCAGGGAACTCAGGATCGGACTGCTCAACGGTGCGATTATTTCTTCCCTTGTGTTCGGTGTGGCGTTTGGGCTTACGGGGAAATTGTCTTTATCCCTTGTCATGGGGTTGGCCCTTGGCGTGGATATGGTCCTTGGAGCTGTCGCTGGAGCATCAATACCGCTTTTGCTCAAGGAAGTCGGGCGTGACCCGGCACAGGCCTCGAGTATTTTCCTGACAACCATTACCGATTCCATGGGATTCTTTTTCCTGCTTGGTCTGGCCGGTCTGGTTTTATTGACTTGA